The stretch of DNA TCGCACGCACGGAAATGGGAGTCAGGGTAGGGAGGGAAGAGCAGGCACAGATGGACAGAACGGCTGCTCCCGGGAGcgcgtctgtgtggtgtgtgcgcatCCTGTACCGTATCGTGGGGTCGCTGTTAGAGGTGATCCACACGCCCGCAAAGTTGTTGGCGTAGATCTTGTTCTCTATGAACTGGCCCCGCCCCTTCTCGTGCACGTAGATGCCCCCGGTCTGGCCGTGGTGGATCTCACAGCGCACCACCGTGGGGTTGGCGTACGCCTTCACCTCGAAGCCCGCAATGCGGTTCCTGTGGATGTTACAGCTCTCAAAgtagccctgggggaggaggagcaggaggagcaggaggagcaggggcaagaacggaggggagagcaggaaaAAGAGGTGAAGAATTAGCATCCAGTTTTGGAGTTGATCAAGTCCAGGTGAAGGCAGGTGAGAAGTTCCATGTCGTGTTGGGGGGGGGTTACCATTCCATGATCGAAGGTGAACACCCCGACGTCTCGTCCGTGGTGGATGTGGTTGCGTCGGATGATGGGGTTGCCATGGTTTTTCACCCAGATGCCAGCGAGCGCATTGTTACTGATCTCGTTATCCTCATAGATACCCTTAGAGCAGACACACCGTAAGACCACCAACaacatgcgtgtgcgtgtacgcCTGTGTAGCAGTCTGGACGTGGGAGTGCCCGTTAGCCTGTGTAGGatccaggaagtgtgtgtttaggagaaaacagaccgtgtgtgtgtgtgcgcgcgcgcgcttaCCTGCGCGTGATCCGTGATGTACAAGCCCACGTTCTCACAGTCGCTGATGTTGCAGTGTTTGATGGTAGGACACGCCCCCtggccgctcacacacacagcggagCCCActgcaggcagagagaaagcgCTGACCACACTCCTCGCAACAGCACGGGCATCAACTCtgcgtgtgtgcaggtggagcggatgatgcagggaggaggagtttACCTGTGCAGGTGGAGCGGATGATGCAGTGGTCGATGTTGGGGCTGCAGTTGACGGTGATCTCCAGGCAGTGGTGGGCATTGTGGTGCTGGGCAGACTTGTCATCGGGGTTGAACTGAGGAGGGAGACATTCCACACATCACACCCCTATAGCCCTTCATACAAGCTGGGTCACAGAGCGCTTCACACAAGCCCAGAGGACTACACCTcatccaacctaaaccctcgaggaagacaaggaaaatctCCCAGTAAAACGTATTGAGAAAAaacagataacacacacacagactgattaagagggactgtgtgtgtgtgtgtgtgttaccctgaTGGTCATGTATCCCACGTAGGCGTCCTCCGATCCTTCCATGAAAACGAATGTAGAGTCGCGGGTGTTCTCGATCACTACTTTATCAGCTACCTTCCCAGGAGCTGCGAGGAAGAGAAGTCTGgttacgcacgcacgcacgcacacgcggcCCTTCATGGTGTGAAAGCCCTGCTGTACCTGCTCCTATCATGGTGATGGGTGATTCGATGTAGATCCACTCGTCTGTGTAGACGCCAGAGTGGACGAAGATCAGGCCGTCAAAGTGAGCCTCCTGCACGCCGCCCAGCGCGTCCTCGATGGTGTCAtagtactgcacacacaccccacaccacaccGCACCTTTTGCTTAGAATTCTTCTCATGGTCATGCAAAATTGAACATTGAAACTATGTGATGAGAGTCTCTTACCAGCATGTTCTCTCTGCCTTTATATCTGGCTGGGTTACTGTAGAAATGCTCTGCAAAGCCCGGTTTTACATGGGCTCCTTTATACTgcagaataacacacacacacacacacacattatgaacACTTACTACACTCAGATAATCAagtccatatacacacacaaatcaatacacactcacacaacactgttacacacctacaccacacacagacagtaccaCACAACATCAGTACACATGACacatcctaaacacacacacacacacacaaactgaccaATTGTTGGAAACTCTCCTTCCAGGGGTTGGGGTGTTCATGCTCCTCCGGGCTGACCTGGTAGAACTTTCCGGGCTCAGGGTGCATCATGGGACGCGTGTACTCAAACACCTCCATGTACAAACGCTTCCTGgatggcaaacacacacacagattccccaTGAACCTTTCAAGATGCAGTTCTTgctgaaatgtaaatgtaattattcATGATGATGTTGAAAATTATGTTGAATTCTTCTGGGAAAGAGCTAGACTGACCAGAGTATGGGGTCGTTGGCTAGCTGGCTGAAGCGTTTGCAGACACAGGCTGCCTGACAGAGGTCCTGCTCCAGAAGATAGGAGAAGATCTTCAACACCACCTCATCTGGAAGCTTCTGTTGCAGATACTGCTCTGCTGGTGCTGCtattcagacagacacatgaTTCAATGCAAGTCTACACAAGACGTGTGGGATAGGAACATATCCACATAACAgccagaaaaacaacaaaatggCCAATTAGCTTATAGCTAACTGATCTTTGTAGGATACGAGCATGCTGTTGTTTCATTTAGAAGTCGACTAGTTTCAAAGAAGCGCCTATAAGCAATATGATTAATGTTCCTGTTGGAATGTTCCAGAACACCCACCTGGTGGGTCGTGGCTTTTGCCAGACACCCGTGCTCGCTTGGCTCGGTGGCCAAAGGGCTCTGTGGTCGAGGTGGAGGCTCCCTGCTAGAGGACATCAGAAGTTAAGttcacgtgaacacacacacacacacacaacctggtccacactctctctgactctcactCTAACACTACGTGATGTTTGTAAGGGATGACCTCCATGGGGCTTTTGCTGGGGCAGGCGGAGGCAGTGGCGGCAGAGGCAGTTCTCTTTGGCAGCAGCGACTTGCGGCGGAGCTGGTAGGGGCTGTTTTGAGCTCCTGGTCCCGACTCCTCCACAGCCATCTCGGCTGGTGGAGCCTCACCATCTGAAAGGGAAGAACACACGTTAGAGCCCCCCCATTCAGCTCAGTCACCACGcacgtcaaacacacacacacacacacacacacacattactgacCCATCACATGGACAAGACATTGGGAACTGGCTAAATTGTATGCCAGGCCAGATATTGCTGCAACATCGCATTAACATCATTGCTTGTGCGACTATGCATGGCTTTTAAACTCATGGATTTGACTTTTATTGGGGTAAGTGTGTGGCGTGTCCACAGTAACAGTTCAAAATCCCACTGACATTTTCGTCCCCAAGTTGGAGAGAGCGTcgtgttaaaaaataaaataaaaaaaattgacaaTATTACAGAAAAGCCGGTAGACCCTTGCATACGTGAGACAAAGGTTGGTGACTGATAATGACAGATGCATCCCCGCAGCCAGACGAGGGCCTGACCGTTCACTTAACCAACCAACATATCTTCTCCAAGTTAAGGGCCGGTCTGGACCAGACAGTGAGCACTGGCCACCCAAACCCATTTACTCACCCCTGCAATACATTTAAGGCCTGGGGTAATTAAAGTTGACAGGTTATGGACGCCTAACGTTTTGTATTCAGACTAGCCTTTTACTCAACTGCGTAGTTTGCAAATCCGCGGTGTAAACAAATAGCATTAACGTAGCCAGACAGATGGTTAGAACTGCCGGGTCTGAGGAATGGGCTCTAGTTATGGTTAGCTAACAAAAGCAGAGGGTCTCATTACTAAAACAGGGACTTCACATTCCAGCTACAAGAATGCATAAGCAATGCTGCAATGCTGTATGTCTAGCGTATGAGCTGGTTAGCCTCAGAATAAACGAACTAACCGTAGCAACCTAGCTAGCTGACCCCAAAAATGGCAGTCAGAAGACAACGCAGATTTATGTCGTCAGACGCGTTAGTGACAGCTGAGAATACAATGCCATAATGGCACAGGGTAGTCCGAAGTCTTGTACTCGCGCCTTTGATTAACGGTCACAATGTTGGAATATGGGCTAGTGAGCCGTGTACGCAGTAAGCAAATGCAACTAATGCACTCCCCCAACCTCCCAGAAGCTGGCGTTAGCCACAATCACTGGAGCCAAACAAAGCGCGGCCTGGCCTAAGCAATAGAGCAAGAAGCCTCGGCTTTTCCTAGTGAAAACCCTCTGTCAGTCAGTGTACATTAATAGCACGGTTTGAATACACGGAGCGATTGTTATTGGGCTACCGTACACATTTACACTCTAAACGGTGTGCCGACCGCGACCTGACTCACCTCGCTCCCCGTTGTTCCGTTCGGGTTGCACCGGGCGCGGCCTCGACACTCGCCTGGGTCTCCTGTTGGTGGCTCTGATGGAGTTCATTTGGGGAGTTGGTTGTTAAAAAATAGAACGCTTTCCTCGACCTCCCCACTTCTAGTTTGACACTATGCCCCAACTACAACCCCGTCTGCCTATTTTTCAAATAACATCCAACGAACTGCAACCGAAAACAGCTAAATTAGGGCCGTAGTTATGTTTTTCCGACTGCTCCCCCGTATTGCTACTCGCTGCCAGCTCCGTCTCTCTCAgttgcaggaggagccattaACCCACACGGGGACACTATCGAGAGAAAAAAATCGAGCAAGTAGTGTTGCCCACCAATCCCCACTAGGAGGCTCTCAATCTTTCCCCTCTGCTACGATCAGCTGCCCCACAAACGGTTCGGTCTGAATCCAGTTTTACTAGTGGGGTTCGATTCCGACTGAGGTCAGGCTAAAGAGTGGCACATGTAAGTACTAGGCTACTCAGCCTGGAATGATGATTTATGatgaaaaaaaatatgtttaaacTGACAATTAATGAATTGTCTTATGGTCCAGAATAACGGAATAGACGAGTTACGCAACTTCCAATCTCaagacccccatcccccccaacccctaGTTTTAAACTTCACGAAGTGAAGTGGACTAAATGTCTCTCCGTTAATCACCGCATCAACTAATTGGATTTGCAAAGCAATTCACTAATCCTGTAATCATGATTTATGTCATGTCAGACAATTGGAGCACTCACCAATTAAAGAGACCATTCTGAATAGGGTCCCTCGAGCTGTACCCTGGTTGAACACTGTGATTTAATTTAAAACCTGCATGTCTGAATAATACGTTGAtgataaaacccttgtttctaaTCTGTCGAAATTCAATCCACCCCGTCGGTCTTTATGTTGCCTGTTCATGACACACTTAATCCACCAGGTGTCATTGTTTGACAAAAAGAACcactgtttagtttttttttccgATTGCTTTCATTAGATCAATTGGTCAAAACTTAACTCattttttcaaaactcttcacacagtCTGTATTAGCAACATGCAGGTGGGCCAAACAGTTAATCTCTCCTCCAAAACTCACTCAAACCACCAACACATTGTATACATGTCTCATACATGTCCCATTTGACCACAACACTGGAAACTATTCTCACTCATAAGCATACATTGTCACTCATAACACACTGACTTAAAAAACACTAACAGGGGGCATTACAAAAGTGATGGGCTTTTATCTTTGAAGTTCGAATGATTTTTCACATGAATTAAGTATTTCATTATAGAACAAAAAC from Osmerus eperlanus chromosome 12, fOsmEpe2.1, whole genome shotgun sequence encodes:
- the fbxo11b gene encoding F-box only protein 11 isoform X1, which translates into the protein MNSIRATNRRPRRVSRPRPVQPERNNGERDGEAPPAEMAVEESGPGAQNSPYQLRRKSLLPKRTASAATASACPSKSPMEGASTSTTEPFGHRAKRARVSGKSHDPPAAPAEQYLQQKLPDEVVLKIFSYLLEQDLCQAACVCKRFSQLANDPILWKRLYMEVFEYTRPMMHPEPGKFYQVSPEEHEHPNPWKESFQQLYKGAHVKPGFAEHFYSNPARYKGRENMLYYDTIEDALGGVQEAHFDGLIFVHSGVYTDEWIYIESPITMIGAAPGKVADKVVIENTRDSTFVFMEGSEDAYVGYMTIRFNPDDKSAQHHNAHHCLEITVNCSPNIDHCIIRSTCTVGSAVCVSGQGACPTIKHCNISDCENVGLYITDHAQGIYEDNEISNNALAGIWVKNHGNPIIRRNHIHHGRDVGVFTFDHGMGYFESCNIHRNRIAGFEVKAYANPTVVRCEIHHGQTGGIYVHEKGRGQFIENKIYANNFAGVWITSNSDPTIRGNAIFNGNQGGVYIFGDGRGLIESNDIYGNALAGIQIRTNSCPIVRHNKIHDGQHGGIYVHEKGQGVIEENEVYSNTLAGVWVTTGSTPVLRRNRIHSGKQVGVYFYDNGHGVLEDNDIYNHMYSGVQIRTGSNPKIKRNKIWGGQNGGILVYNSGLGFIEDNEIFDNAMAGVWIKTDSNPTLRRNKIHDGRDGGICIFNGGRGLLEENDIFRNAQAGVLISTNSHPVLRKNRIFDGFAAGIEITNHATATLEGNQIFNNRFGGLFLASGVNVTMKDNKIMNNQDAIEKAVSRGQCLYKISSYTSYPMHDFYRCHTCNTTDRNAICVNCIKKCHQGHDVEFIRHDRFFCDCGAGTLSNPCTLAGEPTHDTDTLYDSAPPIESNTLQHN
- the fbxo11b gene encoding F-box only protein 11 isoform X2, which encodes MNSIRATNRRPRRVSRPRPVQPERNNGERDGEAPPAEMAVEESGPGAQNSPYQLRRKSLLPKRTASAATASACPSKSPMEGASTSTTEPFGHRAKRARVSGKSHDPPAPAEQYLQQKLPDEVVLKIFSYLLEQDLCQAACVCKRFSQLANDPILWKRLYMEVFEYTRPMMHPEPGKFYQVSPEEHEHPNPWKESFQQLYKGAHVKPGFAEHFYSNPARYKGRENMLYYDTIEDALGGVQEAHFDGLIFVHSGVYTDEWIYIESPITMIGAAPGKVADKVVIENTRDSTFVFMEGSEDAYVGYMTIRFNPDDKSAQHHNAHHCLEITVNCSPNIDHCIIRSTCTVGSAVCVSGQGACPTIKHCNISDCENVGLYITDHAQGIYEDNEISNNALAGIWVKNHGNPIIRRNHIHHGRDVGVFTFDHGMGYFESCNIHRNRIAGFEVKAYANPTVVRCEIHHGQTGGIYVHEKGRGQFIENKIYANNFAGVWITSNSDPTIRGNAIFNGNQGGVYIFGDGRGLIESNDIYGNALAGIQIRTNSCPIVRHNKIHDGQHGGIYVHEKGQGVIEENEVYSNTLAGVWVTTGSTPVLRRNRIHSGKQVGVYFYDNGHGVLEDNDIYNHMYSGVQIRTGSNPKIKRNKIWGGQNGGILVYNSGLGFIEDNEIFDNAMAGVWIKTDSNPTLRRNKIHDGRDGGICIFNGGRGLLEENDIFRNAQAGVLISTNSHPVLRKNRIFDGFAAGIEITNHATATLEGNQIFNNRFGGLFLASGVNVTMKDNKIMNNQDAIEKAVSRGQCLYKISSYTSYPMHDFYRCHTCNTTDRNAICVNCIKKCHQGHDVEFIRHDRFFCDCGAGTLSNPCTLAGEPTHDTDTLYDSAPPIESNTLQHN